One genomic region from Solwaraspora sp. WMMD792 encodes:
- the meaB gene encoding methylmalonyl Co-A mutase-associated GTPase MeaB, with amino-acid sequence MGRVPADVAEWAAAIRAGHRTAVSRAVTLVESSRPADRETARRLVVLLDPYAGSAHRIGMTGPPGVGKSTLIDALGLRLTSGSHRVAVLAVDPSSTVSGGSILGDRTRMARLSADPRAYVRPSPSGGALGGVTEVTAEVMTVVAAAGYDVVIVETVGVGQSETALADLVDTFVVLAMAGAGDDLQAIKMGVLERADIVAVTKADGAGADAARATAREISAARRLAGSVHGRRPPPVVPCSARLGTGLAELWKRIEEHHAGADLPARRGAQRAAQLRAVARDSLWAETTADPGLAGIVAAAERDVRAGGLSVAAGAERIAAAFRSRLRPDGQRSRSTGPTGRPQ; translated from the coding sequence GTGGGGCGGGTCCCGGCAGACGTGGCCGAGTGGGCGGCGGCGATTCGCGCCGGCCACCGCACGGCCGTGTCCCGGGCGGTGACGCTGGTGGAGTCGAGCCGCCCGGCGGACCGGGAGACGGCACGGCGACTGGTGGTGCTGCTGGACCCCTATGCCGGGTCGGCGCATCGGATCGGGATGACCGGCCCGCCGGGCGTCGGCAAGTCGACGCTGATCGACGCGCTGGGCCTGCGGCTGACCTCCGGGAGCCACCGGGTCGCGGTGCTGGCGGTGGACCCGTCCTCCACCGTGAGCGGCGGCAGCATCCTCGGCGACCGTACCCGGATGGCGCGGCTCTCCGCCGACCCGCGCGCCTACGTGCGCCCGTCGCCGAGCGGGGGAGCGCTCGGCGGCGTCACGGAGGTCACCGCGGAGGTGATGACCGTGGTCGCGGCGGCCGGCTACGACGTGGTGATCGTGGAAACCGTCGGCGTCGGTCAGTCCGAGACCGCGCTGGCCGACCTCGTCGACACCTTCGTGGTGCTGGCCATGGCCGGGGCCGGCGACGACCTACAGGCGATCAAGATGGGCGTACTGGAACGCGCCGACATCGTCGCGGTCACCAAGGCCGACGGTGCGGGCGCGGACGCGGCCCGGGCTACCGCCCGGGAGATTTCGGCGGCCCGCCGCCTGGCCGGTTCGGTACACGGGCGGCGACCGCCGCCGGTCGTGCCGTGCAGCGCCCGTCTCGGCACCGGCCTGGCCGAGCTGTGGAAGCGCATCGAGGAGCACCATGCCGGCGCGGATCTGCCCGCGCGGCGCGGCGCGCAGCGGGCGGCCCAGTTGCGTGCCGTAGCGCGCGACTCCCTCTGGGCGGAGACGACCGCCGACCCCGGGCTCGCCGGCATCGTGGCGGCCGCGGAACGGGACGTGCGGGCGGGTGGGCTCAGCGTCGCGGCGGGAGCCGAACGGATCGCCGCCGCGTTCCGCTCGCGGCTCCGGCCCGACGGACAGCGGAGCAGATCGACCGGACCGACAGGGAGACCTCAGTGA
- a CDS encoding carboxyl transferase domain-containing protein, translated as MPAQPAPAGPATTDPRDPALRVAALLDPGTGEPLHAPDDSGVLAVRGRIDGSTVVAYCTDARSMGGALGAAGSEHIIQAIDTAVRLRCPAVGLWHSGGARLADGVESMDGVGRMFAAMTRASGRIPQLSVVLGPAAGAAAYGPALTDIVVMAEAGRVFVTGPEVVRSVTGEVIDMAGLGGPEAHGRRSGVAHVPASSEADALRRARRLVNYLVHPGAFDIAQTRAPRDFRALLPESPRRAYDVRPLIRHLLDHDEEEPFTELQPRWAPNIVVGFGRLAGRAVGVIANNPLRKGGCLDSLSAEKAARFVRMCDASGVPLVVVVDVPGYLPGVGQEWDGVVRRGAKLLHAFAEAVVPRVTLVTRKAYGGAYIAMNSKSLGATRVIAWREAEIAVMGAEAAVGVLHRRQLAAAPDAEREELRARLIAEQVRVAGGVDRARALGVVDEVIDPAETRQRVAVALASAPGGRGHHTNIPL; from the coding sequence ATCCCCGCGCAGCCGGCGCCGGCCGGCCCCGCGACCACCGATCCGCGCGATCCGGCGCTGCGCGTCGCCGCCCTGCTCGACCCGGGCACGGGGGAGCCACTGCACGCCCCGGACGACAGTGGTGTGCTCGCTGTGCGGGGACGCATCGACGGGTCGACCGTCGTCGCCTACTGCACCGACGCCCGTTCGATGGGCGGTGCGCTCGGCGCCGCCGGCAGCGAGCACATCATCCAGGCGATCGACACGGCGGTACGGCTGCGGTGCCCGGCCGTCGGGCTGTGGCACTCCGGCGGCGCGCGGCTGGCCGACGGCGTCGAGTCGATGGACGGTGTCGGTCGGATGTTCGCGGCGATGACCCGCGCGTCCGGCCGCATCCCGCAGCTCTCCGTGGTCCTCGGGCCGGCCGCGGGCGCCGCCGCCTACGGACCGGCACTGACCGACATCGTGGTGATGGCCGAGGCCGGCCGCGTCTTCGTCACCGGACCGGAGGTGGTGCGGTCGGTCACCGGAGAGGTGATCGACATGGCCGGGCTCGGCGGTCCGGAGGCGCACGGCCGCCGGTCCGGCGTCGCGCACGTGCCGGCCTCGTCCGAGGCGGACGCGCTGCGCCGCGCCCGGCGGCTGGTGAACTACCTCGTGCACCCGGGCGCCTTCGACATCGCGCAGACCCGCGCGCCCCGCGACTTCCGGGCGCTGCTGCCGGAGTCGCCTCGGCGCGCCTACGACGTGCGCCCCCTGATCCGCCACCTGCTCGACCACGACGAGGAGGAGCCGTTCACCGAGCTTCAGCCGCGCTGGGCACCGAACATCGTCGTCGGGTTCGGGCGGCTCGCCGGTCGCGCCGTGGGGGTCATCGCCAACAACCCGCTGCGCAAGGGCGGCTGCCTGGACTCGCTCAGCGCGGAGAAGGCGGCTCGGTTCGTACGCATGTGTGACGCTTCCGGTGTGCCGTTGGTCGTGGTGGTCGACGTACCCGGCTACCTGCCCGGAGTCGGCCAGGAATGGGACGGCGTGGTGCGGCGCGGCGCGAAGCTGCTGCACGCCTTCGCTGAAGCCGTGGTGCCCCGGGTGACGCTGGTGACCCGCAAGGCGTACGGCGGCGCGTACATCGCGATGAACTCCAAGTCGCTCGGCGCGACCAGGGTGATCGCGTGGCGGGAGGCGGAGATCGCGGTCATGGGGGCGGAGGCCGCCGTCGGCGTACTGCACCGCCGGCAGTTGGCCGCCGCTCCGGACGCCGAGCGCGAGGAACTGCGGGCACGGCTGATCGCCGAGCAGGTGCGCGTGGCGGGCGGAGTCGACCGGGCGCGGGCGCTCGGCGTGGTCGACGAGGTGATCGATCCCGCCGAGACCCGGCAGCGGGTGGCGGTCGCGCTGGCCTCCGCGCCGGGTGGCCGGGGACACCACACGAACATCCCGCTCTGA
- a CDS encoding PQQ-binding-like beta-propeller repeat protein encodes MTALTRVRRRTALLVAVLCAATAALTGPAGAVRAAPPGAVPAGPAGVALRPGTADWPSWQRDLEGSRFNGAEHTLTPATVGRLRLKWAFAFPKVPVLTSGSQPAVVGGTMYFGGPDGYFYAVDARTGATRWTFALNTVEPGVGQAVVRNGPLVAAGKVYFGDYRGYLYALALGTGELVWSTRLDSHPAAMVTSSPQYHGGRLYVGVSSGDNVGGVDHACCTFRGHLDSIDAETGQLRWRYYTVPEPQAVGTWPSGATRYEPSGAGVWSSPVIDRETGTVFVGTGQNYTGTTGDSDTVLALDARTGAVRWKRQMTHPDSWRVLCANPNVPPGYCPGLQDGTALDFDFGALPNLMTVNGRRLVGIGQKSGVYHTFDARTGEIVWQRQLSEPMPNSGLSGIMWGASYDGRRLYVATYQADPGTLFALNPADGAILWSTPNPADGCSWGGAAAYPETCDLAHGPAVTSTPGLVWEGSSDGKMRAYSAATGRVLWQHDTIQDYAGVNGLAGRGSAVSAGGGAVVSRGMLYVHSGYRPFYPSDKGFVLLAYGL; translated from the coding sequence ATGACTGCACTGACACGCGTACGGCGCCGTACCGCGCTGCTGGTCGCCGTGTTGTGCGCGGCCACCGCGGCGCTCACCGGCCCGGCCGGCGCCGTGCGGGCCGCCCCGCCGGGTGCCGTACCGGCCGGGCCCGCCGGAGTGGCGCTCCGGCCCGGGACGGCGGACTGGCCGTCCTGGCAGCGGGACCTGGAGGGCTCGCGGTTCAACGGTGCCGAGCACACGCTCACGCCGGCGACCGTGGGCCGCCTGCGCCTCAAATGGGCCTTCGCCTTCCCGAAGGTGCCGGTGCTCACCTCCGGCAGCCAGCCCGCCGTGGTCGGCGGGACGATGTACTTCGGCGGGCCCGACGGTTACTTCTACGCCGTGGACGCCCGGACCGGTGCGACCAGGTGGACCTTCGCGCTGAACACCGTCGAGCCGGGCGTCGGGCAGGCGGTGGTCCGCAACGGACCGTTGGTCGCCGCGGGCAAGGTCTACTTCGGCGACTACCGGGGCTACCTCTACGCGCTCGCGCTGGGGACCGGCGAGCTGGTCTGGAGTACCCGTCTGGACAGTCACCCGGCCGCCATGGTCACCAGTTCGCCGCAGTACCACGGCGGACGGCTCTACGTCGGGGTGTCCAGTGGGGACAACGTCGGCGGGGTCGACCACGCCTGCTGCACCTTCCGTGGCCACCTCGACTCGATCGACGCGGAGACCGGCCAGCTACGCTGGCGGTACTACACGGTGCCGGAACCGCAGGCGGTCGGCACCTGGCCCAGCGGAGCGACCCGCTACGAGCCTTCCGGCGCCGGGGTCTGGAGTTCGCCGGTGATCGACCGGGAGACCGGCACCGTCTTCGTCGGGACCGGGCAGAACTACACGGGTACGACCGGCGACAGCGACACCGTGCTGGCCCTCGACGCGCGTACCGGTGCCGTGCGGTGGAAGCGGCAGATGACCCATCCGGACTCGTGGCGGGTACTCTGCGCGAACCCGAACGTGCCGCCGGGTTACTGCCCCGGTCTGCAAGACGGCACGGCGCTCGACTTCGACTTCGGCGCGCTGCCCAACCTGATGACGGTCAATGGCCGGCGGCTGGTGGGGATCGGGCAGAAGAGCGGGGTCTACCACACCTTCGACGCACGGACCGGCGAGATCGTGTGGCAGCGGCAGTTGTCGGAGCCGATGCCGAACAGCGGGCTCTCCGGAATCATGTGGGGCGCCAGCTACGACGGCCGCCGTCTCTATGTCGCTACCTACCAGGCGGATCCGGGCACGCTCTTCGCGCTGAACCCGGCGGACGGTGCGATCCTGTGGTCGACGCCCAACCCGGCGGACGGATGCTCGTGGGGAGGCGCGGCAGCGTACCCGGAGACCTGTGACCTGGCGCATGGTCCGGCGGTCACCTCCACGCCGGGCCTGGTCTGGGAGGGTAGCTCGGACGGAAAGATGCGCGCCTACTCCGCGGCGACCGGCCGGGTGCTGTGGCAGCACGACACGATCCAGGACTACGCGGGCGTGAACGGGCTGGCGGGGCGCGGTAGTGCGGTGTCGGCCGGCGGCGGGGCCGTGGTGAGCCGGGGCATGCTCTACGTCCATTCGGGATACCGGCCGTTCTATCCGAGCGACAAGGGCTTCGTGCTCCTGGCGTACGGCCTTTAG
- a CDS encoding DoxX family protein has translation MNVLLWTCQLVLAIVFIMAGVAKFVVPIPKLRAEDEYTRLFPDWGIRALGVPEVAGALAMILPPLTGVATVLTPVAGVGLAVMMFLGLFANIAVRAARWPYYVLPPALCLMASFVAWGRFGDYQF, from the coding sequence ATGAATGTACTGCTGTGGACCTGTCAGTTGGTTCTGGCGATTGTGTTCATCATGGCGGGCGTGGCAAAGTTCGTCGTCCCGATCCCGAAGCTGCGTGCCGAGGACGAATACACCCGCCTCTTTCCGGACTGGGGCATTCGCGCGCTCGGAGTGCCGGAGGTGGCGGGCGCCCTTGCCATGATCCTGCCACCGTTGACCGGTGTGGCCACCGTACTGACCCCGGTCGCCGGCGTCGGCCTCGCCGTCATGATGTTCCTCGGCCTCTTCGCCAATATTGCGGTCCGGGCCGCCCGGTGGCCCTATTACGTGTTGCCTCCGGCGCTTTGCCTGATGGCTTCCTTTGTCGCCTGGGGGCGCTTCGGCGATTACCAGTTCTGA
- the dpgD gene encoding enoyl-CoA-hydratase DpgD, whose protein sequence is MAEDDRPRVRYEKRDHVAWVTLDRPEVLNALDTHMHAELAGIWDDAEADDGVRVIVLTGAGDRAFSVGQDLRERARLNEQGAPPTTFGSRGHPGWPRLTERFSLLKPVVARVDGYALGGGFELALACDLVVASDRSVFALPEARLGLVPGAGGAFRLARQAPLKVAMGYLLTGRRMPASVALELGLVNDVVPAAQLDECVAGWVDDLLRSAPLAVRAIKEAVLRSVDMPLPEAFSTRFESEQRRMVSRDAVEGPRAFAERREPRWEGR, encoded by the coding sequence ATGGCAGAGGACGACAGGCCGCGGGTGCGGTACGAGAAACGCGATCACGTCGCATGGGTGACGCTCGATCGTCCCGAGGTACTGAACGCCTTGGACACGCACATGCACGCCGAGCTGGCCGGGATCTGGGACGACGCGGAGGCCGACGACGGTGTCCGGGTGATCGTGCTGACCGGTGCCGGCGACCGTGCGTTCTCGGTCGGGCAGGATCTGCGTGAGCGGGCCCGGCTGAACGAGCAGGGGGCACCGCCGACCACGTTCGGCAGTCGCGGGCACCCGGGCTGGCCACGGCTCACCGAGCGGTTCTCGCTGCTCAAGCCGGTTGTCGCGCGGGTGGACGGCTATGCGCTGGGCGGCGGCTTCGAGCTGGCGCTCGCCTGCGATCTGGTCGTCGCGTCCGACCGGTCGGTCTTCGCGCTGCCCGAGGCCCGGCTGGGGCTGGTGCCCGGCGCGGGTGGAGCGTTCCGGCTGGCTCGTCAGGCGCCGCTGAAGGTGGCGATGGGCTACCTGCTGACCGGCCGCCGCATGCCCGCGTCGGTCGCCCTGGAACTGGGGCTGGTCAACGACGTGGTGCCGGCCGCGCAACTGGACGAGTGCGTGGCGGGCTGGGTGGACGATCTGCTACGCAGCGCCCCGCTGGCGGTTCGGGCGATCAAGGAGGCGGTGCTGCGGTCCGTCGACATGCCGCTGCCGGAGGCGTTCTCCACCCGGTTCGAGAGCGAGCAGCGGCGGATGGTCAGCCGGGACGCGGTGGAGGGGCCCCGCGCGTTCGCGGAGCGGCGTGAGCCGCGCTGGGAGGGCCGCTGA
- a CDS encoding LLM class flavin-dependent oxidoreductase — protein sequence MRRPVVRPGRTHPRLYFGGASPAAELVAAAEADVQLFWGEPLDDVHERIDRLKELSERLGREHPPLEFGLRVTTVVRDTTEQAWAAAEARVAEMANGAISRDPNWHAAVGQRRLLDLATRGEVLDDNLYTAPGRYGGSGAGTTWLVGSAEDVAKSLRRYQSLGITHFILSDTPYLPEIRRQGDQLLPLLRG from the coding sequence TTGCGACGACCGGTCGTGCGGCCCGGACGTACCCACCCGCGGCTTTACTTCGGCGGTGCATCCCCCGCCGCCGAGCTGGTTGCGGCAGCCGAGGCGGACGTCCAGCTCTTCTGGGGCGAGCCCCTCGACGACGTGCACGAGCGGATCGACCGGCTCAAGGAACTCAGCGAGCGCCTGGGGCGTGAGCACCCGCCGCTGGAGTTCGGCCTACGGGTCACCACGGTGGTGCGCGACACCACTGAGCAGGCGTGGGCAGCAGCCGAGGCAAGGGTCGCGGAGATGGCCAACGGCGCCATTTCCCGAGATCCGAACTGGCACGCCGCCGTCGGTCAGCGACGCCTGCTCGACCTGGCCACTCGCGGCGAGGTGCTCGACGACAATCTCTACACCGCGCCCGGCCGTTACGGTGGCAGCGGTGCCGGCACCACCTGGCTGGTGGGCTCAGCCGAGGACGTGGCGAAGTCCCTGCGCCGCTACCAGTCTCTGGGTATCACCCATTTCATCCTCTCCGACACCCCGTATCTGCCGGAGATCCGGCGGCAGGGCGACCAACTGCTCCCGTTGTTGCGCGGCTGA